A region from the uncultured Macellibacteroides sp. genome encodes:
- the nagB gene encoding glucosamine-6-phosphate deaminase, with protein MRLIIEPNYEQLSKWAANYVAASIKKANPTAEKPFVLGLPTGSSPLGMYKNLIELYKRGVISFQNIITFNMDEYVGLPKEHPESYHSFMWNNFFSHIDIKKENVNILNGNAADLEAECASYEAKMKAVGGVDLFLGGIGPDGHIAFNEPGSSLSSRTRVKTLTTDTIIANSRFFDNDVNKVPKTSVTVGVGTVLDAKEVLIMVNGHNKARALAQVVEGSINQMWTITALQLHPKGIIVCDEAACAELKVGTYNYFKDIEKAHLCPDTLI; from the coding sequence ATGAGATTAATTATTGAGCCCAATTACGAGCAACTGTCAAAATGGGCAGCCAATTATGTTGCTGCCAGTATTAAAAAAGCCAATCCAACGGCAGAGAAACCTTTCGTATTGGGATTGCCTACCGGTTCATCGCCTCTTGGAATGTACAAGAACCTTATTGAACTGTACAAAAGAGGAGTTATCTCTTTTCAGAATATCATTACTTTCAATATGGATGAATACGTAGGCCTTCCGAAAGAACATCCGGAAAGCTATCATTCATTTATGTGGAATAATTTCTTTAGTCATATCGACATTAAAAAAGAAAATGTAAATATTCTGAACGGAAATGCTGCTGATCTTGAAGCCGAATGTGCTTCTTATGAGGCAAAGATGAAAGCTGTAGGTGGAGTAGATTTGTTCCTTGGTGGAATTGGCCCCGACGGACATATTGCATTTAACGAACCGGGTTCGTCTTTATCTTCCCGCACTCGGGTGAAGACTTTGACAACAGATACGATTATTGCTAATTCACGTTTCTTTGATAACGACGTTAACAAGGTTCCAAAAACTTCCGTTACGGTTGGAGTAGGTACTGTGCTTGACGCCAAAGAAGTGCTGATTATGGTAAACGGTCACAACAAAGCCCGCGCATTGGCTCAGGTGGTAGAAGGTTCTATTAATCAGATGTGGACAATCACAGCACTGCAACTTCACCCCAAAGGTATTATTGTTTGCGACGAAGCTGCTTGTGCCGAACTGAAGGTAGGTACTTATAACTACTTTAAAGATATTGAGAAAGCTCATCTTTGTCCTGATACGCTGATTTAA
- a CDS encoding FprA family A-type flavoprotein: MYKLTSIADKVYYVGVNDRQKALFENLWPLPYGVSYNSYLIVDDKTALIDTVDVCYSDVFLRKIADALNGRSLDYLIVNHMEPDHAGSIRLLRQQYPDVQIVGNKTTFGMLDGYHGITTGLHEVKEGDTISLGVRKLMFVMAPMVHWPEVMFTYEINDKILFSADAFGTYGALTGAVIDEDMNVDRFWDEMARYYSNIVGKYGNPVQRALKKLETHEVNTICSTHGPVWRKYKDKAISIYDRMSRYEGEDGVCILYGSMYGNTEQMAEAIASALAANGVQNIVMHNVSKSHASYVLMDVFKYKGLIIGSPTYSNALFPEVESILSKIEIREVKNRYYGYFGNFTWSGAAVKRLAAFGEKMNWEVVGASAEEKMGLKENKYAECIALGEAMAAKLKANK; this comes from the coding sequence ATGTACAAACTGACAAGTATTGCGGATAAGGTATATTACGTTGGAGTAAACGACCGTCAGAAGGCCCTCTTTGAGAACCTGTGGCCGCTTCCGTACGGAGTCTCTTATAACTCGTATTTGATAGTAGATGATAAAACAGCGCTGATAGACACAGTTGATGTGTGCTATTCGGATGTTTTTTTAAGAAAAATTGCAGACGCGTTAAACGGACGATCGTTGGATTATCTGATTGTAAATCATATGGAACCCGATCATGCCGGCAGTATTCGTTTGCTTCGTCAGCAGTATCCGGATGTACAAATTGTTGGAAATAAGACAACCTTTGGTATGCTTGACGGGTATCATGGTATTACTACCGGATTGCACGAAGTAAAAGAAGGCGACACTATTTCGCTTGGAGTACGCAAGCTAATGTTCGTAATGGCTCCTATGGTGCATTGGCCGGAAGTGATGTTCACCTACGAAATAAATGATAAGATTCTGTTTTCGGCCGATGCGTTTGGAACTTATGGCGCACTTACCGGAGCGGTAATTGACGAAGATATGAATGTTGATCGTTTCTGGGATGAGATGGCCAGATACTATTCCAATATTGTTGGAAAGTATGGCAACCCGGTACAACGTGCGTTAAAGAAACTGGAAACGCACGAGGTAAATACTATCTGTTCGACACATGGTCCTGTATGGAGAAAATATAAAGACAAAGCCATTTCAATTTATGACCGTATGAGCCGTTATGAAGGCGAAGACGGGGTATGTATCTTGTATGGAAGTATGTATGGAAATACAGAGCAAATGGCCGAAGCTATTGCTTCAGCGCTTGCTGCCAACGGAGTTCAGAATATTGTTATGCACAATGTGTCCAAATCGCATGCTTCGTATGTTTTGATGGATGTATTCAAATATAAAGGACTGATAATTGGTAGTCCGACTTATAGCAATGCCCTTTTCCCCGAAGTTGAATCTATTCTTTCCAAGATCGAAATAAGGGAAGTGAAGAATCGCTATTATGGCTATTTCGGAAACTTTACCTGGTCGGGAGCTGCTGTTAAAAGACTGGCTGCTTTCGGCGAAAAGATGAACTGGGAAGTAGTAGGTGCATCTGCCGAAGAAAAGATGGGTCTGAAAGAAAATAAATATGCCGAATGTATTGCCTTGGGAGAAGCCATGGCCGCCAAACTGAAAGCAAACAAATAA
- the lgt gene encoding prolipoprotein diacylglyceryl transferase, which produces MLSFITWTADPAIFSFGSREIRWYGLAFAFGFLIGYKIVERMWKNEKLNPVWIDQLLIYTMIGTVVGARLGHCLLYAPDFYLSNPIEILKIWEGGLASHGGTLGIIIAMYFYSKKVSHKSMMWSFDKLVVPTGLVAAMIRLGNLMNHEIYGHPTDAPWGFRFIDNLHQWKMGAEPVFTLPCHPTQLYEAICYLITFVLCMWLYFKKEAYKKEGFIFGIFMICIFVSRFFIEFLKNDQEEFEASMLLNMGQLLSIPFVLAGCWFVYRSLQKKN; this is translated from the coding sequence ATGTTATCATTTATTACCTGGACAGCAGACCCTGCTATTTTTTCCTTTGGTTCGCGCGAGATACGTTGGTACGGTTTGGCATTTGCCTTCGGTTTTCTGATAGGCTACAAGATCGTAGAGCGAATGTGGAAAAATGAAAAACTTAATCCGGTTTGGATTGATCAGTTGTTGATTTATACCATGATCGGTACGGTGGTAGGTGCTCGTTTAGGGCATTGCCTTCTTTATGCTCCCGATTTCTATCTCTCTAATCCAATCGAGATTTTGAAAATCTGGGAAGGAGGTCTGGCTAGTCACGGAGGAACACTGGGGATAATTATTGCTATGTATTTTTATTCCAAAAAGGTTAGTCATAAAAGCATGATGTGGTCTTTTGATAAATTGGTTGTGCCAACCGGACTTGTCGCTGCTATGATCCGCCTGGGTAACCTTATGAATCACGAGATTTACGGTCATCCAACCGATGCTCCATGGGGTTTCCGTTTTATTGATAATCTTCATCAGTGGAAGATGGGTGCAGAACCGGTTTTTACACTTCCTTGTCATCCTACCCAACTTTACGAGGCAATTTGTTATTTGATAACATTTGTTCTTTGTATGTGGCTTTATTTCAAAAAAGAAGCCTATAAGAAAGAAGGATTTATTTTTGGGATTTTCATGATTTGCATTTTTGTATCCCGTTTCTTTATTGAATTTTTGAAAAACGACCAAGAGGAGTTTGAAGCTTCTATGTTGTTAAATATGGGGCAATTGCTCAGTATTCCTTTTGTTTTGGCAGGATGCTGGTTTGTGTATCGCTCCCTGCAAAAAAAGAATTAA
- a CDS encoding diaminopimelate dehydrogenase codes for MKKIRAAIVGYGNIGKYVLEALEAAPDFEVAGVIRRNPGEVPAELQGYKVVGKITELEKVDVAVLCTPTRSVETHAKEILSLGINTVDSYDIHGGIVALRRSLTGVAKAHNAVSVISAGWDPGSDSIVRALLEAMVPKGITYTDFGPGMSMGHTVAVKAIEGVKAALSMTIPTGTGIHRRMVYIEVKEGYDFAKVAAAIKADDYFVHDETHVMQVECVDNLLDMGHGVQLSRKGVSGKTQNQLIDFKMKINNPALTAQILVAVARASFKQQPGAYTMIELPVIDMLYGDKEDLIRRLV; via the coding sequence ATGAAAAAGATTAGAGCAGCCATTGTTGGATATGGCAATATTGGAAAATATGTTTTAGAGGCTTTGGAAGCTGCGCCAGATTTTGAGGTAGCAGGCGTTATTCGTCGTAATCCGGGTGAGGTTCCTGCCGAACTCCAGGGATATAAGGTGGTAGGTAAAATTACTGAACTTGAAAAAGTGGATGTGGCTGTTCTTTGTACCCCTACGCGCAGTGTAGAAACACACGCAAAAGAAATTTTGTCTTTGGGAATTAATACGGTAGATAGCTATGATATTCACGGAGGAATTGTTGCTTTACGTCGGTCTCTTACTGGCGTAGCCAAGGCACACAATGCTGTTTCTGTAATCTCTGCCGGATGGGATCCGGGAAGCGATTCGATCGTTCGTGCTTTACTTGAAGCAATGGTTCCCAAAGGAATTACATATACAGATTTCGGACCAGGAATGAGTATGGGACATACGGTGGCTGTAAAAGCTATCGAAGGAGTAAAAGCTGCTTTGAGTATGACAATCCCAACCGGAACAGGTATTCACCGCAGAATGGTATATATCGAAGTGAAAGAAGGATATGATTTTGCAAAAGTAGCAGCTGCTATTAAAGCAGACGACTATTTTGTTCATGATGAAACTCATGTAATGCAGGTTGAATGTGTGGATAATTTACTGGATATGGGTCATGGCGTTCAGCTAAGCCGTAAAGGAGTATCCGGAAAAACACAGAATCAGCTGATCGATTTTAAAATGAAGATCAATAATCCTGCGCTTACAGCACAGATTTTGGTGGCTGTTGCCCGTGCTTCTTTTAAACAACAACCGGGTGCTTACACCATGATTGAATTGCCCGTAATTGATATGCTTTACGGAGATAAGGAAGACTTAATCAGAAGACTGGTTTAA
- a CDS encoding sugar phosphate isomerase/epimerase family protein, which yields MARPVTLYTLQWGDLSLQEVCEKAKKFGYDGVELGLPDHLDVRRTDEEYYRQIKELLAQYGMQLHTISTHLIGQAVCDRIDERHKSILPDYIWGDGDPEGVRQRAAEELIRTAHAAKALGVDTVVGFTGSSIWHYLYSFPPVTEKMVNDGYADFANRFIPILDAYKALGIRFALEVHPTEIAFDTATARRALEAVNYHPAFGFNYDPSHLGYQGVDYVDFIYQFPERIFHVHMKDVYWSDSPKQVGVFGGYVTFGSPDRFWNFRSLGRGKIKFEEIIRALNHIGYREPLSVEWEDSAMDREQGAEESCRLVKHIDFVPSARAFDAGFEKK from the coding sequence ATGGCACGTCCGGTTACATTATATACTTTGCAATGGGGTGATCTTTCATTGCAGGAGGTTTGTGAAAAGGCAAAGAAATTTGGTTACGATGGAGTAGAACTTGGACTTCCGGATCATCTGGATGTTCGCCGTACCGATGAGGAATATTACAGGCAGATTAAAGAACTTCTGGCTCAATATGGCATGCAATTGCATACTATTTCTACTCATTTAATTGGTCAGGCAGTGTGTGACCGCATTGACGAACGGCATAAGAGTATATTGCCTGACTATATCTGGGGAGACGGAGATCCGGAAGGAGTACGTCAGCGTGCGGCCGAAGAGCTGATCCGGACGGCCCATGCTGCGAAAGCTCTTGGAGTTGATACGGTTGTAGGGTTTACAGGAAGTTCTATCTGGCATTACCTTTATTCTTTTCCGCCGGTTACAGAAAAGATGGTAAACGACGGATATGCCGATTTTGCAAACCGGTTTATTCCTATTCTGGATGCGTATAAGGCATTAGGCATACGCTTTGCGTTGGAAGTTCATCCAACAGAGATTGCTTTTGATACAGCAACCGCTCGTCGTGCGCTTGAAGCTGTTAACTATCATCCTGCTTTCGGGTTTAACTATGATCCGAGTCACCTCGGATATCAGGGTGTCGACTATGTCGATTTCATCTATCAATTTCCCGAACGTATTTTTCATGTCCATATGAAGGATGTGTATTGGAGTGATTCCCCTAAGCAAGTAGGAGTCTTTGGTGGCTATGTAACTTTTGGGAGCCCGGATAGATTCTGGAATTTCAGGAGCTTGGGACGAGGGAAAATCAAATTTGAAGAGATTATCCGGGCGTTGAATCATATTGGTTACCGCGAACCTCTGTCGGTCGAATGGGAAGATAGTGCCATGGACCGTGAGCAAGGAGCCGAAGAATCATGCCGGTTGGTTAAGCATATCGACTTTGTGCCTTCCGCAAGGGCTTTTGATGCAGGTTTCGAAAAGAAGTAG
- a CDS encoding Gfo/Idh/MocA family oxidoreductase, translated as MKRKIKMGMIGGGNGSFIGAVHRIAANLDGQIELVCGCFSGTPSVSVASGRQLFLPEGRIYSTYQEMFEEESKLPEDERMDFVSIVTPNHVHFEPAMMALKNGFHVVLDKPVTYSLEEAKCLREQVKASGKLFALTHTYTGYPMVKEARMRVLRGDLGKIRRIYVEYPQGWLYSDCAGVNKQAAWRVDPKRSGKAGCMGDIGTHAFNLVEYITGLKAVELCAELNTFVPGRLLDDDGAMLIRYEGDARGVLTATQIAVGEENALKIRVYGTLGGLEWCQEEPNTMWMKWPDRPREMIRTSNSYMSEIAAHNSRTPGGHPEGYIEAFANIYKNFALALQAIKEGKEPSAACADFPSIEEGIRGMQFIETVVASSESDVKWVKMVD; from the coding sequence ATGAAAAGAAAAATAAAAATGGGAATGATAGGCGGTGGAAACGGTTCATTTATTGGAGCGGTGCACCGTATTGCGGCAAATTTGGATGGACAGATCGAATTGGTTTGCGGTTGTTTTAGTGGAACTCCATCCGTTTCGGTGGCTTCTGGCAGGCAACTTTTTTTGCCCGAAGGTCGTATCTACAGCACTTATCAGGAAATGTTTGAGGAGGAATCTAAATTGCCGGAAGACGAACGTATGGATTTTGTTTCTATTGTAACTCCTAATCATGTTCATTTCGAACCAGCAATGATGGCTCTAAAAAATGGCTTTCATGTTGTGTTGGACAAACCTGTTACTTATTCGCTTGAAGAAGCAAAATGCTTAAGAGAGCAGGTGAAAGCATCCGGTAAATTATTTGCATTAACTCATACTTATACAGGATATCCGATGGTTAAGGAAGCCAGGATGAGGGTGCTTCGCGGCGATTTGGGAAAGATTCGCCGGATTTATGTGGAATATCCCCAAGGATGGTTGTATAGTGATTGTGCGGGAGTAAACAAACAAGCAGCTTGGCGTGTAGACCCGAAACGTTCCGGTAAGGCAGGTTGTATGGGAGATATTGGTACACATGCGTTTAATTTGGTAGAGTATATTACCGGACTAAAGGCCGTGGAACTTTGTGCTGAATTGAATACATTTGTTCCGGGTCGCTTGCTGGACGATGATGGTGCTATGCTAATCCGTTATGAAGGTGATGCGCGAGGTGTGCTTACGGCCACTCAAATTGCAGTCGGAGAGGAAAATGCACTGAAAATAAGAGTGTATGGAACATTAGGCGGATTAGAGTGGTGTCAGGAAGAGCCTAACACTATGTGGATGAAATGGCCTGACCGCCCACGGGAAATGATCCGTACTTCCAATTCTTACATGTCCGAAATTGCCGCCCATAATTCACGGACACCTGGCGGTCATCCTGAAGGTTATATTGAGGCGTTTGCCAATATTTACAAGAACTTTGCATTAGCATTGCAGGCAATAAAGGAAGGAAAAGAACCTTCGGCGGCTTGTGCGGATTTTCCGTCGATTGAAGAGGGAATCAGAGGCATGCAGTTTATCGAAACGGTTGTTGCTTCAAGTGAGAGTGATGTGAAATGGGTTAAAATGGTAGACTGA
- a CDS encoding cob(I)yrinic acid a,c-diamide adenosyltransferase: MKIYTKGGDKGRTGIYGGERVDKDDIRIEANGCLDELNATIGVVRSLLPENHEWQELLYTLQMELMVSMSLVATPSAIREQNLNKIREDIDIYCEQEIDRMTGEMSDSEYFILPGGTLVSSHCQLVRTVARRAERRLWTLHKQDPVPEIILRFINRLSDLFFTMARYDMQKQGNNEERWKLFLYKRK; the protein is encoded by the coding sequence ATGAAGATTTATACTAAAGGTGGCGACAAAGGTCGTACGGGAATTTATGGTGGAGAACGTGTCGATAAGGATGATATCCGAATTGAAGCCAATGGTTGTCTGGATGAATTAAATGCAACAATAGGAGTAGTGCGGTCATTATTGCCAGAAAACCATGAATGGCAAGAATTGTTGTATACTTTACAGATGGAATTGATGGTGTCTATGTCGCTGGTGGCAACCCCTTCTGCAATCAGGGAACAGAATTTGAATAAAATACGTGAAGATATAGACATATACTGTGAACAAGAGATTGATCGTATGACCGGAGAGATGTCGGATAGTGAATATTTTATTCTTCCCGGTGGTACTCTGGTTTCCTCACACTGCCAACTGGTACGAACTGTTGCCCGTCGGGCAGAAAGACGACTGTGGACTTTGCACAAACAAGACCCTGTTCCGGAAATAATTCTTCGATTTATTAATAGATTGTCGGATCTTTTCTTTACCATGGCCCGATACGATATGCAGAAACAGGGCAATAATGAAGAACGCTGGAAGTTGTTTCTTTATAAGAGAAAGTGA
- a CDS encoding thiol-activated cytolysin family protein has protein sequence MKVQILKKNFGSTNRINGNTGYACKPIVLFTFILSMFLSCSKDDNPMDNNQQQDIKGRFDNSPFVWDESNSSRPADDIYIGDMNVCLVSDDGSLTRSAASTGNSSDNLFIYIPVNIYAGAVYPKSSFPNELGNEIARERNPIDVVYNFNDPFIDSITNETGSSGYKKSFKAAMISKEYRKHLEADKADLEYYFTQYKSSSDLEKALSGNVSLGRIFSENTVKNSKKINIQSRVFVKLLSVNFSVNMDAPAASKGFFKDSSYNKKLGFKDENLPVYIRSLTYGRVVYMAIESEYSYSEVGQALKAAIKYKFKGVSMDADKQVTKIFSKSTVTIFAIVDDTPSAFFVGGLSDLNSIFETSYSSIAYGYPIYLQGRYVYDNSAYHPTNPASGNRNRRHQ, from the coding sequence ATGAAAGTTCAAATACTAAAGAAGAATTTTGGTTCAACCAACCGGATTAATGGAAATACCGGGTATGCTTGTAAACCAATTGTGCTATTTACATTCATCCTATCCATGTTTTTATCTTGTTCGAAAGATGACAATCCTATGGATAATAACCAACAACAGGATATAAAAGGCCGATTCGATAATTCTCCATTTGTTTGGGATGAGAGCAATTCTAGTCGTCCTGCTGATGATATTTATATCGGTGATATGAATGTTTGTTTGGTAAGTGATGATGGTAGTCTCACAAGAAGTGCAGCTTCTACCGGAAATTCATCGGATAATTTGTTTATTTACATTCCAGTCAACATCTATGCTGGTGCTGTTTATCCTAAGTCTTCATTCCCTAATGAATTAGGTAATGAAATAGCACGGGAGAGGAATCCTATTGATGTAGTGTATAATTTCAATGATCCTTTCATTGATTCAATAACGAACGAAACCGGCTCTTCAGGATATAAAAAGTCTTTTAAGGCAGCTATGATTTCGAAAGAATACCGCAAGCATCTGGAAGCCGATAAAGCTGATTTGGAATATTATTTTACACAATACAAATCATCTTCCGATTTAGAAAAAGCTCTCTCTGGAAATGTATCTCTTGGTCGTATATTTAGTGAGAATACGGTAAAGAATAGTAAAAAGATTAATATTCAAAGTCGAGTATTCGTAAAATTGTTAAGTGTTAATTTTTCAGTGAATATGGATGCTCCTGCAGCAAGTAAGGGCTTTTTTAAGGATTCTTCTTACAATAAGAAACTTGGATTCAAAGATGAAAATTTGCCGGTTTATATACGGTCGTTGACATACGGAAGGGTGGTTTATATGGCTATTGAAAGTGAGTATTCTTATTCTGAAGTAGGGCAGGCACTAAAAGCTGCCATCAAATATAAATTTAAAGGGGTCAGTATGGATGCAGATAAACAAGTAACAAAAATATTTAGTAAATCGACTGTTACCATATTTGCCATTGTAGATGACACTCCGAGTGCGTTCTTTGTGGGCGGACTGTCTGATTTGAACAGTATATTCGAAACCAGTTATTCATCCATCGCTTATGGGTATCCTATATATTTACAAGGAAGGTATGTTTATGACAATTCTGCTTATCATCCTACCAATCCTGCTTCTGGCAATCGAAACAGAAGGCATCAGTGA
- a CDS encoding RNA polymerase sigma-70 factor: MSNKITTEILDALRNGDHKAFEVVFITYFKKIKLFIFGYIKSEEDAEELAEDLFVTLWTKRQSIDTSKSFSAFMHTMARNAAINFLERKYIHQIYLSNATFQELTSTAEDDMIAKELGLQIDDVVDSMPAQRKQIYNLSRNEGLSNEEIALRLNTTKRNVESQLSLALKEIRKTISLFFLFI; this comes from the coding sequence ATGAGCAATAAAATTACAACCGAAATATTAGATGCATTAAGAAATGGAGACCATAAAGCATTCGAAGTTGTTTTTATTACTTACTTCAAAAAAATCAAGCTTTTTATTTTTGGATATATAAAGTCTGAAGAAGACGCCGAAGAACTGGCTGAAGATTTATTTGTTACTCTCTGGACAAAACGACAGTCAATCGACACCTCAAAATCATTTAGTGCTTTTATGCATACCATGGCTCGTAATGCAGCTATAAATTTTCTGGAGCGTAAATATATACATCAGATTTATTTATCCAATGCCACATTTCAAGAACTAACTTCTACTGCCGAAGATGATATGATAGCCAAAGAACTTGGCTTACAAATTGATGATGTAGTAGATAGCATGCCTGCCCAGCGAAAACAAATCTATAATCTGAGCCGAAACGAAGGCCTTAGTAACGAAGAAATAGCCTTGCGATTAAATACTACAAAAAGAAATGTTGAGAGCCAGTTAAGCCTGGCTCTCAAAGAAATAAGAAAAACAATCTCTTTGTTTTTTTTATTCATCTAA
- a CDS encoding leucine-rich repeat domain-containing protein encodes MKNMYSLLLVIFSFGFFQSCDDEKDSWKEPPAVPEKIDVLEKIKDPVFKSRILQNMDIYDTDNNGKLSEEEAAAVTSLFLNGANNIIKDKINSLEGIEYFIGVKSLDCANNELTSLDLSKNLNLDYLACSYNELTTLNIKKNNALSYIYCNNNKLNELDINNKKQLKYLMCSNNQIESLDLQNCAALEELYCYKNQLNNLILGEHKMLTKLYCYNNKLKILDTGNCESVRELLLATNLLEELDISKFDYLKLKWLDAEYNPALTRLWVSKSFHKSMLTDYNVHVPADIKVTVKYYLSDEKDIIKTMLGNMKKYFEEAILNKLAKYDTDEYTGALSTVEAAQIPTLNIANRIIYRLYNIEYFTGLKEFDFSDNKIKTVVSLSNNPKLEVINCSNNNIPEIDFSECKQLQRLSCNVNNLTALDLSQNTELVFLSCEQNELTELDISCNKKLLVLYSTKNPQLKTIYVWKGFNRKQLTHFEIEEGIEIIEKGE; translated from the coding sequence ATGAAAAATATGTATTCTCTTTTATTAGTCATTTTCTCATTCGGATTTTTCCAATCATGTGATGATGAGAAAGATTCCTGGAAAGAACCACCTGCTGTACCTGAAAAAATTGATGTTCTGGAAAAGATTAAAGATCCAGTATTCAAAAGCAGGATTCTTCAAAATATGGATATTTATGATACAGATAATAATGGGAAGCTTTCAGAAGAAGAAGCTGCAGCTGTTACTAGTTTATTCCTCAATGGAGCTAACAACATAATAAAAGATAAAATAAACTCATTAGAAGGGATTGAGTATTTTATAGGTGTAAAATCGTTAGATTGTGCCAACAATGAACTGACTTCTTTGGATTTATCTAAAAATCTTAATTTAGACTACCTCGCCTGCAGTTATAACGAACTGACTACTTTAAATATAAAAAAAAATAATGCACTAAGCTATATCTACTGTAACAACAACAAACTGAATGAATTGGATATAAACAATAAAAAGCAGTTGAAATATCTAATGTGTAGCAATAATCAGATTGAGTCATTAGATTTGCAAAATTGTGCAGCGCTTGAAGAATTATATTGTTATAAGAATCAATTGAACAACCTTATATTGGGGGAACATAAAATGTTAACTAAATTATATTGTTATAATAATAAATTAAAGATTCTTGATACAGGTAATTGTGAATCGGTAAGAGAGTTACTATTAGCCACCAATTTATTAGAAGAACTGGATATCAGTAAATTTGATTATCTGAAACTTAAGTGGCTAGATGCCGAATACAACCCAGCTTTAACAAGATTGTGGGTGTCAAAATCATTTCATAAATCTATGCTAACGGATTATAATGTTCATGTACCAGCAGATATAAAAGTTACTGTTAAGTATTATTTGTCGGACGAAAAGGATATAATAAAAACAATGTTAGGTAATATGAAAAAGTATTTTGAGGAGGCTATTTTAAATAAATTAGCTAAATATGATACTGATGAGTATACAGGAGCTTTATCAACAGTTGAAGCCGCTCAAATACCAACACTTAATATTGCAAACAGAATTATTTATAGACTTTATAATATAGAGTATTTCACAGGTTTGAAAGAGTTTGATTTCTCAGACAATAAGATAAAAACAGTTGTGAGTTTGTCAAATAATCCAAAGCTAGAGGTGATAAACTGCTCTAATAATAATATTCCGGAGATAGATTTTTCAGAATGTAAACAGTTACAAAGGTTAAGCTGCAATGTCAATAATTTGACGGCCCTTGATTTGAGCCAAAATACAGAATTAGTTTTTCTTTCTTGCGAACAAAATGAGCTAACAGAGTTAGATATTAGCTGCAATAAGAAGTTACTTGTATTGTATTCCACCAAAAATCCTCAATTAAAAACCATATATGTGTGGAAAGGTTTTAATAGAAAGCAGTTGACACATTTCGAAATTGAGGAAGGAATTGAGATTATTGAAAAAGGAGAATAA